In the genome of Cyclopterus lumpus isolate fCycLum1 chromosome 19, fCycLum1.pri, whole genome shotgun sequence, one region contains:
- the si:ch211-214e3.5 gene encoding zinc finger protein 518A, whose amino-acid sequence MEEDLTILNDSAKNCSISVLGDEKEKVKDFVFKHFREVTDGSLINNAEESSIKEHGSSTKKDKPTLNKAHCKNQQGAVFSGKILSFGCSFCKDDRRFSPNDLLKHFRATHKGTLPTYPCELCGFVTNEFPALQRHRIEHRNTLVTCELCNNDVQYSLLLLTRHYIMCHSLNGQFTCEWCDFTTVDAGTFVQHIHHHNESPWKCSKCRHIGLNEEDHQKHMKAHSGTFPHTCQICGYGALRSEYLKKHTAAVHKEEAERRNVLKAIDDSGSPANASASASLKLLLKKSVESQEAQRISKLNCLSGSLPNQNGRQIKPEISVEETHHFVDSRKENKNSGKGSHNTELTMPVMLQECDNSASSDAHTNPNSLTVLMVKNKISLPPNCTTKVMGFKMVDGKKHLVLKVIPTTKQDSSPQNHSLIEDVGSSAPNSVLEKSRVPNENGECSNSKNSTSHCFALSPRSESCLQMDQGDIMAVKVKIEEEETSVCNLESTPPRDDVGEQTNPLLGRSSTCADTLYPMTNELDHDQSQTTCSERSKFANNSDATCYSGSQKNNTSTLCSTKVAEETLLSKQVSKETIENCGAADELLMTDTDADKFIAQHKGNSPFKILENDDDQSSHSTSEETDGVGMEVKHKNSKQHFKKLSSNRAPPSESSPPTSGCRRDGHMGCTQNSPNQEVFNFHNYSKETSGTTQNFDNTSDHSADRESICESSQFSLTLAESPELFTESGNEDSTQEKVSESDIEVDEHIASVDDPATEDENPESVLQDFNIIKIEEDSIPISNKQSETMSSSNCCGSFVEEHSEAIITQQLHKERVGSSSASNDSLKQTKTTLRILQLPEGNQSVLLRTSENQFAVPVQVKGTPGFKLITNSANPQINVSYMKPGSERSCNTTRVSLTQSSKRLGAPAPKSGATEKRTTLLSALQQGAGTTSNHYLINSPGFKGPVLFSSTPHNTPDKTAKTQPTCYLVQRSVPFVQTPSAPGLRLASTQLQLNSRPVLAMPMSSADKPSTLHTGRQAFLLRYISPPKSSLLLNNQDSKTGTQCSQASESTGNKVIFKLVTPTGSRLNSGAPTSSSQSLFLSTRPQTQCFLLASNQSNSSHGVKRLFPLQNTAQKDVMESCISPSWMNVKVQPYEADKPILAPRPIRPPSQRKRRRKALFDELPATVHKARRLSNKALTEKETTVLWKPVAKEVEKTLRLAPFRSLQQIKCPRRLQPVVVLNHPDADIPEVANIMKIVNRHKGSVTKVSLSQKTIQALAELGALWKNTLTRGASSHKEDLRPRSVESSVRERFLLKLKLRKKSKKKYEVVDTLSGCREEPVAFDCWFCGRLFNNQEDWIGHGQRHLMEATRDWNKLF is encoded by the coding sequence ATGGAAGAAGACCTCACAATACTTAATGATTCTGCCAAAAACTGCAGCATATCAGTATTGggggatgaaaaagaaaaggtaaaagACTTTGTGTTTAAGCATTTCAGAGAAGTCACAGATGGGTCACTCATCAATAATGCTGAAGAATCTTCAATTAAGGAGCATGGGAGCTCTACCAAAAAGGATAAACCAACTCTGAATAAAGCCCATTGTAAAAATCAGCAGGGGGCTGTTTTCTCTGGAAAGATTCTGAGTTTTGGATGCTCCTTTTGTAAAGATGATCGTAGATTCAGCCCCAATGACCTCCTCAAACATTTTCGGGCGACCCATAAAGGAACCCTGCCTACATACCCTTGTGAACTGTGTGGTTTTGTCACAAACGAGTTCCCTGCTCTTCAACGCCATCGGATTGAGCACAGGAATACTCTGGTTACATGCGAGCTCTGCAACAATGATGTTCAGTACTCTCTGCTTTTGCTTACCAGACACTACATCATGTGTCACAGTCTAAATGGACAGTTTACCTGTGAGTGGTGCGACTTTACAACTGTGGACGCAGGTACATTCGTCCAGCACATCCATCATCATAATGAAAGTCCTTGGAAGTGTTCGAAATGCAGACATATCGGCTTGAACGAAGAGGATCACCAGAAGCACATGAAAGCTCACTCGGGTACATTCCCCCACACTTGTCAGATCTGTGGATATGGTGCACTAAGAAGCGAGTACCTTAAGAAACACACCGCAGCTGTTCACAAAGAGGAGGCCGAGAGAAGGAATGTATTGAAGGCTATAGACGACAGCGGCAGCCCAGCGAATGCATCTGCATCTGCATCCTTAAAACTTTTGCTAAAAAAGAGTGTTGAATCACAGGAGGCTCAGAGGATATCAAAACTGAACTGTCTGTCCGGGAGTTTACCCAACCAAAATGGCAGGCAAATCAAACCAGAGATATCCGTGGAGGAGACCCACCACTTTGTGGATtcaagaaaggaaaacaaaaattCAGGAAAAGGCTCTCATAACACCGAGCTGACAATGCCGGTAATGTTACAGGAATGTGACAACTCTGCAAGTTCGGATGCTCACACCAATCCTAATAGTTTAACTGTTCTGATGGTAAAGAACAAAATCTCTCTTCCCCCCAACTGTACAACGAAAGTGATGGGATTCAAGATGGTTGACGGCAAAAAGCATTTAGTTCTCAAAGTAATACCAACAACAAAGCAAGATTCATCCCCTCAAAACCATTCCTTGATTGAAGACGTGGGTTCCTCGGCACCAAATTCTGTGTTGGAGAAAAGTAGAGTCCCCAATGAGAATGGGGAATGCTCTAATAGCAAGAACTCAACGTCTCATTGTTTTGCACTTTCACCAAGAAGTGAATCTTGCCTACAGATGGATCAAGGAGATATTATGGCAGTAAAAGTTAAGATTGAGGAGGAAGAAACCTCTGTTTGCAACCTTGAGTCCACCCCACCTAGAGATGATGTTGGAGAGCAAACTAATCCTTTACTAGGTAGGTCTTCAACTTGTGCAGATACATTATATCCTATGACAAATGAGTTGGATCACGACCAAAGTCAAACAACCTGTTCAGAGAGAAGTAAGTTTGCTAATAACTCTGACGCAACCTGTTATAGCGGTTCTCAAAAGAATAATACTTCAACATTGTGTTCAACAAAAGTTGCTGAGGAAACATTGCTTTCCAAACAAGTCTCCAAAGAAACTATTGAAAACTGTGGGGCTGCAGATGAGTTATTGATGACTGATACTGACGCAGACAAATTCATTGCCCAACACAAAGGGAACTCTCCCTTTAAAATTTTAGAAAATGACGACGACCAATCTTCCCATAGTACCTCAGAAGAAACTGATGGGGTTGGAATGGAGGTCAAACATAAAAACAgcaagcaacattttaaaaagctttcatCTAACCGAGCACCTCCATCAGAGTCATCCCCGCCCACCTCAGGTTGCCGCAGAGACGGTCACATGGGTTGCACACAAAATTCACCAAACCAAGAAGTATTTAATTTTCACAATTATTCCAAGGAAACATCTGGCACAACCCAAAACTTTGACAATACGTCCGATCATTCAGCAGACAGAGAAAGTATTTGTGAATCATCGCAGTTTAGCTTGACATTGGCAGAGTCTCCAGAGCTATTCACAGAAAGTGGCAATGAAGACTCGACTCAAGAAAAGGTTTCCGAGAGTGACATTGAGGTTGATGAGCACATAGCTAGTGTTGACGATCCTGCCACTGAGGACGAAAATCCAGAGTCAGTGCTCCAAGACTTTAATATTATCAAAATTGAGGAGGATAGCATTCCTATATCTAACAAACAGTCCGAAACGATGAGTAGTTCAAATTGCTGTGGCAGTTTTGTGGAGGAACATTCAGAAGCAATCATTACCCAACAACTTCATAAGGAAAGAGTTGGATCTTCAAGTGCAAGTAATGattctttaaaacaaacaaaaacgacTCTACGAATTCTTCAATTGCCAGAGGGCAATCAGTCAGTACTCCTGAGAACTAGTGAGAATCAATTTGCTGTTCCGGTGCAGGTCAAGGGCACTCCAGGTTTCAAATTGATAACCAATTCTGCAAATCCTCAGATCAATGTATCTTACATGAAGCCAGGGTCAGAAAGATCATGTAACACTACTAGAGTAAGCCTTACTCAAAGCAGCAAGAGGCTAGGTGCACCGGCACCAAAGTCAGGAGCTACTGAAAAAAGGACTAcgctcctctctgctcttcaACAAGGTGCTGGCACCACCTCAAATCACTACCTTATCAACAGTCCAGGTTTTAAGGGTCCAGTACTCTTCTCAAGCACACCACATAATACACCTGACAAAACGGCAAAGACACAGCCAACTTGCTACTTGGTCCAGAGGTCTGTTCCATTTGTTCAGACCCCCAGTGCTCCTGGCCTCAGATTGGCAAGTACACAACTCCAATTGAACTCAAGGCCAGTTCTGGCCATGCCCATGAGCTCTGCAGATAAACCCAGTACTCTGCACACTGGTCGCCAGGCATTCTTGCTCCGATACATTTCTCCACCCAAATCAAGCTTACTATTGAACAACCAAGACTCAAAGACTGGGACTCAGTGTAGCCAAGCCAGTGAAAGTACTGGAAACAAAGTCATATTTAAACTCGTCACTCCTACTGGTAGCCGTCTTAACAGTGGTGCTCCCACCTCAAGCAgtcaatctttgtttttgtccacCAGACCTCAGACCCAGTGTTTTCTGTTGGCGTCAAACCAATCAAATTCCTCTCATGGGGTAAAGAGACTGTTCCCCCTACAAAATACTGCCCAGAAAGATGTCATGGAATCTTGCATTTCACCCTCTTGGATGAATGTAAAGGTACAGCCGTATGAAGCAGACAAACCTATACTGGCGCCAAGGCCAATTCGGCCTCCAAGCCAAAGGAAAAGGCGCAGGAAAGCATTATTTGACGAGCTTCCAGCAACTGTGCATAAAGCTAGAAGACTCTCAAATAAAGCACTGACTGAGAAAGAGACTACAGTGTTATGGAAGCCTGTAGCCAAAGAAGTTGAAAAGACACTAAGGCTCGCCCCATTCCGTTCTCTACAGCAGATCAAATGCCCTCGTAGACTCCAACCCGTTGTGGTGCTCAATCATCCCGATGCTGACATTCCCGAAGTGGCCAATATCATGAAGATAGTTAACAGGCACAAAGGGTCTGTTACAAAGGTCTCTCTGTCTCAGAAAACAATCCAAGCTCTCGCTGAACTCGGTGCTCTATGGAAGAATACTTTGACCAGAGGTGCATCGTCTCACAAGGAGGACCTAAGACCCCGGTCAGTTGAGAGTTCTGTCAGAGAGAGATTCCTCCTGAAACTGAAGttaaggaaaaaaagcaaaaaaaagtacGAGGTAGTAGATACTCTGTCAGGTTGTCGAGAAGAGCCTGTGGCGTTTGACTGCTGGTTTTGTGGTCGGCTCTTCAACAACCAAGAAGATTGGATTGGTCACGGCCAACGGCACCTCATGGAGGCAACTAGAGACTGGAATAAACTCTTCTGA